From a region of the uncultured Propionivibrio sp. genome:
- the cqsA gene encoding alpha-hydroxyketone-type quorum-sensing autoinducer synthase, whose protein sequence is MNNSVTVIHSIQKSKAPRLSDDIRLRVEKYYRQRVRDTWQGRNIMHGKTPGANDLVLTSNDYLSIATHPKIRDAMSASMQHEGNGMLMSGVFLHGENPQLALENRLARFMHAEAGVLCQSGYAANTGLIQSIAGENTVVYADMMAHMSLWEGIRSAGARAVPFHHNDVENLERQVLRNGPGIVVVDAIFSTSGSISPLREIAAICEANGCVFVVDESHSLGTHGPNGEGLVVAMNLADKVHFRTASLAKAFAGRAGFVTCSRDFQEYFKFESFPAIFSSTLLPHDVAGIDATLSLVRQEGWRRRRLHDNAARLREELQSIGYNLNESASQIVSLEAGPEENTLILRDALESRGIFGAPFIAPATPKNRSLIRFSVNTGLADGDIDRIVRACREIRDPIGVADWPSSRRLSRGSRCHGESEALSVESLARARVVA, encoded by the coding sequence ATGAACAACTCTGTTACCGTGATTCATTCCATTCAGAAGTCGAAAGCGCCGCGCCTGTCTGATGACATCCGCTTGCGTGTCGAAAAGTACTATCGTCAGCGGGTTCGCGATACCTGGCAAGGACGAAATATCATGCATGGCAAAACGCCCGGCGCTAACGATCTGGTGCTGACGAGCAACGACTATCTGTCGATTGCCACTCATCCGAAGATTCGTGATGCAATGAGCGCGAGCATGCAACATGAGGGCAACGGGATGCTGATGTCCGGCGTCTTCCTTCATGGCGAGAATCCGCAACTGGCGCTCGAAAACCGGCTTGCGCGCTTCATGCATGCCGAGGCCGGCGTGCTATGCCAGTCGGGGTATGCGGCCAATACCGGATTGATTCAGAGCATTGCCGGCGAGAACACCGTCGTCTATGCCGACATGATGGCGCATATGTCGCTTTGGGAAGGTATTCGTTCGGCAGGGGCGCGCGCCGTTCCCTTCCATCACAACGATGTCGAAAACCTCGAGCGGCAGGTGTTGCGCAACGGCCCCGGCATCGTTGTCGTCGACGCGATTTTCAGCACCAGCGGAAGCATTTCTCCGCTACGCGAAATCGCCGCCATTTGCGAGGCCAACGGATGCGTGTTCGTGGTGGATGAATCGCATTCGCTTGGCACGCACGGTCCGAACGGCGAAGGACTCGTCGTTGCTATGAATCTGGCCGACAAGGTTCACTTCCGGACGGCCAGTCTTGCCAAGGCATTCGCCGGAAGGGCCGGTTTTGTCACGTGCTCAAGGGATTTTCAGGAGTACTTCAAGTTCGAGTCGTTTCCGGCCATCTTCAGTTCGACCCTGCTGCCGCACGATGTCGCCGGAATCGACGCGACCCTCTCGCTCGTTCGGCAGGAGGGCTGGCGACGGCGGCGTCTGCACGACAACGCGGCGCGTCTGCGTGAGGAACTCCAGTCGATCGGCTATAACCTGAATGAGAGCGCGTCCCAGATCGTGTCGCTGGAAGCGGGGCCGGAAGAAAATACCCTGATCCTGCGGGACGCGCTCGAATCCAGGGGCATCTTCGGTGCGCCCTTCATCGCGCCGGCGACACCGAAAAATCGTTCCCTGATCCGGTTCTCCGTCAATACCGGGCTTGCCGATGGCGACATCGACCGGATCGTCCGCGCTTGCCGGGAGATCCGCGACCCAATCGGCGTTGCGGATTGGCCGTCCTCCCGGCGCTTGAGTCGCGGTAGTCGTTGTCATGGCGAAAGCGAGGCACTTTCAGTGGAATCTCTCGCCAGGGCCAGGGTCGTTGCATAA
- a CDS encoding amidase: MTRISTLSQHADALRAGTTTAVEQLDTALARIAAPDGEGARVFTRVYDRAARAAAEASDGLRKVGLARSPIDGLTISIKDLFDVRGETTLAGSVVLADAAPADAHAEIVNRLIAAGAVIVGKTNMTEFAYSGLGLNPHYGTPKNTWDRPTGRIPGGSSSGAAISVSDAMSMAAIGTDTGGSVRIPAALNGLTGFKPTARRVPTTGALPLSTHLDSIGPIAPSVACCATLDAILTGETPHALPSLPLRGLRLALPTTVVLDDLDAQVSASFERAVTRLSAAGAVIDEIAVPAFAQLADINAKGGFTAAEAWAWHRHLIAAHPDRYDPRVASRMRRGEAMSAADFIELLQARTQWIDAAGATFAPYDALILPTVPIVAPPIAELAASDDAYFRANGLMLRNPSVINFLDGCALSIPCQQEGEAPVGLMLAGTALSDRRILAIGQACEAALGIRGAAA; the protein is encoded by the coding sequence ATGACAAGAATCAGCACACTCTCCCAGCATGCCGACGCGTTGCGTGCCGGCACGACCACGGCGGTCGAACAGCTCGATACCGCGCTCGCCCGGATCGCCGCACCCGATGGCGAAGGCGCGCGGGTATTCACGCGCGTCTACGACCGCGCTGCCCGCGCCGCAGCCGAAGCTTCCGACGGCCTGCGCAAGGTCGGGCTGGCGCGTTCGCCCATCGACGGGCTGACCATTTCGATCAAGGATCTCTTCGACGTACGCGGCGAGACGACGCTGGCCGGCTCGGTCGTCCTCGCCGACGCTGCCCCCGCCGACGCGCATGCCGAGATCGTGAACCGCCTGATCGCCGCCGGTGCCGTCATCGTCGGCAAGACGAACATGACCGAGTTCGCCTACTCGGGACTCGGCCTCAACCCGCACTACGGCACACCGAAAAACACGTGGGACCGCCCGACCGGCCGGATTCCCGGCGGTTCGTCCTCGGGCGCCGCAATTTCCGTCTCCGATGCCATGAGCATGGCGGCGATCGGCACCGACACCGGCGGCTCGGTACGCATCCCGGCGGCGCTGAACGGCCTCACCGGCTTCAAGCCGACCGCCCGGCGCGTACCGACGACCGGGGCGCTGCCGCTGTCGACGCATCTCGATTCGATCGGCCCGATCGCGCCGTCGGTCGCCTGCTGCGCGACGCTCGACGCGATCCTCACCGGCGAGACGCCGCACGCACTGCCGTCCTTGCCGCTGCGCGGCCTGCGCCTGGCGCTGCCGACCACCGTCGTGCTCGACGACCTCGATGCCCAGGTATCGGCGAGTTTCGAGCGCGCCGTTACCCGCCTGTCAGCCGCTGGCGCTGTGATCGACGAAATTGCCGTGCCGGCCTTCGCTCAGCTCGCCGACATCAACGCCAAGGGCGGATTCACGGCCGCCGAAGCCTGGGCCTGGCATCGCCACCTCATCGCCGCGCACCCGGATCGCTACGATCCGCGCGTTGCCTCACGCATGCGTCGGGGCGAGGCGATGAGCGCCGCCGACTTCATCGAACTCCTGCAAGCGCGGACGCAGTGGATCGACGCGGCAGGTGCAACCTTCGCGCCCTACGACGCGCTGATCCTGCCGACGGTGCCGATCGTCGCGCCACCCATCGCCGAGCTCGCCGCGTCCGATGACGCGTACTTCAGGGCCAACGGGCTGATGCTGCGCAATCCCAGCGTCATCAACTTCCTCGACGGCTGCGCACTGAGCATCCCCTGCCAGCAAGAGGGCGAGGCGCCGGTCGGGCTGATGCTCGCCGGCACCGCCCTGAGCGACCGCCGGATACTCGCCATCGGCCAGGCCTGCGAAGCGGCGCTGGGGATCCGGGGAGCGGCTGCATGA
- a CDS encoding SMR family transporter, with protein sequence MTPAHLYLAVAIVAETVATTALKSAESFTRLWPSVITVAGYAISFYLLSLTLKVLPVGIVYAVWSGVGIVLISVLGWLVHKQTLDLPALVGIAFILAGVVIINGFSSSVAH encoded by the coding sequence ATGACGCCTGCTCATCTCTACCTCGCCGTCGCCATCGTCGCCGAAACCGTCGCCACCACCGCGCTCAAGAGCGCCGAATCCTTCACCCGGCTGTGGCCGAGTGTCATCACCGTCGCCGGCTATGCGATCTCGTTTTACCTCTTGTCGCTGACGCTGAAGGTGTTGCCGGTCGGCATCGTCTATGCCGTCTGGTCGGGCGTCGGCATCGTCCTGATCTCGGTCCTCGGCTGGCTCGTGCACAAGCAGACGCTCGACCTGCCGGCGCTCGTCGGCATCGCCTTCATCCTCGCCGGCGTCGTCATCATCAACGGTTTTTCCAGCAGCGTCGCGCACTGA
- a CDS encoding iron-containing alcohol dehydrogenase, with the protein MTHLFQFNYCNPTRLLFGPEAMSTLGALIPAGARILLMYGSGSIRHNGAYDDVMTAMAGHAVVEFSGVEPNPSLETLDRAVALVRQERLDFILAVGGGSVVDGAKYVACAAGYAGDGWDIVSGRQPVSEALPVGAVITLAATGSESNGGAVVTSLARQQKKAFFSEAIRPRFAILNPHYLASLPDRQIANGLVDAFVHACEQYLTYPVDALVQDGYAEAVMRALRLLAERYDERRSPGWLQNLMWAANQALCGILGVGVPQDWATHRIAVELTALYGIDHGRTLSILQPSLLRETIEAKRAKLEQLGRRVFDLVDPAAEEVIAAIEAMYRRLGMPLCLTDAAVGDADAAGTVLAALHAHGLDAFGGHANIDAAMTARMIRRICLPA; encoded by the coding sequence ATGACGCATCTGTTCCAGTTCAATTATTGCAATCCCACCCGCCTCCTGTTCGGTCCGGAAGCTATGTCCACGCTCGGCGCACTTATCCCGGCCGGCGCCAGAATTCTGCTGATGTATGGTTCCGGTTCGATCCGGCATAACGGTGCTTATGACGATGTGATGACGGCGATGGCCGGCCATGCGGTCGTCGAGTTTTCCGGTGTCGAGCCGAATCCGTCGCTTGAAACGCTCGACCGCGCGGTGGCGCTGGTGCGGCAGGAGCGGCTTGATTTCATCCTGGCGGTGGGCGGCGGCTCGGTCGTCGATGGCGCCAAGTACGTCGCCTGCGCGGCAGGCTATGCGGGTGACGGTTGGGATATCGTCTCCGGCAGGCAGCCGGTAAGTGAAGCGCTGCCCGTCGGCGCAGTCATCACGCTGGCGGCGACCGGCTCGGAGTCGAATGGCGGTGCCGTTGTCACCAGTCTGGCGCGGCAGCAGAAAAAAGCATTCTTCTCCGAAGCGATCCGGCCGCGCTTCGCCATTCTCAACCCGCACTATCTGGCGTCCTTGCCCGACCGGCAGATCGCCAACGGCCTCGTCGATGCTTTCGTTCATGCCTGCGAGCAGTACCTGACCTATCCGGTCGACGCGCTGGTGCAGGACGGCTATGCCGAGGCGGTGATGCGCGCACTGCGCTTGCTGGCCGAACGTTATGACGAACGTCGCTCGCCCGGCTGGTTGCAGAACCTGATGTGGGCGGCCAACCAGGCGCTTTGCGGCATCCTCGGCGTCGGCGTGCCGCAGGACTGGGCGACGCACCGCATCGCCGTCGAACTGACGGCCCTGTATGGCATCGACCACGGCCGGACGCTGTCGATCCTGCAGCCGAGCCTGCTGCGCGAGACGATCGAGGCCAAGCGGGCCAAGCTTGAGCAACTCGGGCGCCGCGTCTTCGACCTTGTCGATCCGGCTGCCGAGGAGGTCATCGCCGCGATCGAGGCGATGTATCGACGCCTCGGGATGCCCCTGTGCCTGACCGATGCCGCTGTGGGCGATGCCGATGCCGCCGGGACCGTTCTGGCGGCGCTGCACGCGCACGGACTCGATGCATTTGGCGGTCATGCCAATATCGACGCGGCGATGACCGCGCGCATGATCCGGCGCATTTGTCTGCCCGCCTGA
- a CDS encoding ATP-binding protein encodes MSDRDQEFCCDVRADASRMAALERHIAELERDNDSLRGELETLRFAERRLKRVLDGADEGFWDWDLVNQRFVVSERFETMFGFEPGERDYTPEKWAEYVHPDDLARASESIRRHIEGLAPSHTLEVRVRTKSGEWKYVLTQGRIVSRDADGNPLMMSGTHIDISARKEAEAQLVAALKQAEKASRDKSRFLASASHDLRQPMQAIRLLVDSLGRTALNAEQQRICHYINASAHEIGGLLNALLDISKLDSGMIRPDKEVIQVYSFVSRIDAEFSALAVDKSLRFNLCFPFGDMAVCSDGKLLMSLMGNLIGNAIKYTDTGGILVAVRRRGRQALVQVWDTGCGIAPEHLDSIFEEYFQVGNPERDRTKGLGLGLAIARRIATLLNTEIVCRSTPGRGSVFEFLLPLADARERRLPRRVEPLPASVPQRPAARHIALVEDDTMVATAATLALESCGMTVTRYASAEAALADPAILSADFFIVDLRLPEMNGIELLDAVQRLVGRPVKAVIMTGDTAVKRIEMVRATSWQVLFKPVDLVALLAAIEAEDAKALALAPPG; translated from the coding sequence ATGTCCGACCGAGATCAGGAGTTTTGCTGCGACGTCCGCGCCGATGCGAGCCGCATGGCAGCGCTGGAGCGGCATATCGCTGAGCTTGAACGCGACAATGACAGTCTCCGCGGAGAACTGGAGACCTTGCGTTTCGCCGAACGTCGCCTCAAGCGCGTGCTCGACGGTGCCGACGAAGGATTCTGGGACTGGGATCTCGTCAACCAGCGTTTCGTCGTCAGCGAACGTTTCGAGACGATGTTCGGCTTTGAACCGGGTGAGCGCGACTACACTCCGGAGAAATGGGCCGAGTACGTGCATCCCGACGACCTTGCGCGGGCTTCCGAGTCGATCCGCCGCCATATCGAGGGTCTGGCACCGAGCCACACGCTCGAAGTGCGTGTGCGGACCAAGTCGGGCGAATGGAAATACGTGCTGACGCAGGGACGCATCGTCAGTCGCGATGCCGATGGCAACCCCTTGATGATGTCCGGCACGCATATCGATATTTCCGCCCGCAAGGAGGCGGAAGCGCAACTGGTCGCGGCGCTGAAACAGGCCGAGAAGGCGAGTCGCGACAAGTCGCGCTTCCTCGCTTCGGCGAGCCACGACCTGCGGCAGCCGATGCAGGCGATCCGCCTGCTCGTCGATTCGCTCGGACGAACCGCGCTCAATGCCGAGCAGCAGCGCATTTGTCATTACATCAACGCCTCGGCGCACGAGATTGGCGGTTTGCTCAACGCGCTGCTCGATATCTCGAAGCTCGATTCGGGAATGATCCGGCCCGACAAGGAGGTGATTCAGGTGTATTCCTTCGTCAGCCGGATCGACGCGGAGTTCTCGGCGCTGGCTGTCGACAAGTCCTTGCGCTTCAACCTCTGTTTTCCGTTTGGCGACATGGCGGTGTGCAGCGACGGCAAGTTGCTCATGAGCCTGATGGGTAACCTGATTGGCAATGCCATCAAGTACACCGATACCGGCGGGATTCTCGTTGCTGTCCGCCGGCGCGGCCGGCAGGCGCTGGTGCAGGTGTGGGACACCGGCTGCGGTATCGCGCCCGAACATCTCGACAGCATCTTCGAGGAGTATTTCCAGGTCGGCAATCCCGAACGCGATCGCACCAAGGGGCTGGGGCTCGGCCTGGCCATCGCCCGGCGGATTGCCACCCTGCTGAATACAGAGATTGTCTGTCGTTCCACCCCCGGCCGTGGCAGTGTGTTCGAGTTCCTGCTGCCGCTTGCCGATGCGCGCGAACGACGCCTGCCGCGCCGGGTCGAGCCGCTGCCGGCGAGCGTCCCGCAGCGTCCGGCGGCACGGCATATCGCGCTGGTCGAAGACGATACGATGGTTGCCACGGCGGCAACGCTAGCGCTCGAATCCTGCGGCATGACGGTGACGCGTTATGCGTCGGCCGAGGCGGCGCTGGCCGATCCGGCAATCTTGTCGGCGGATTTCTTCATCGTTGATCTGCGCTTGCCGGAGATGAACGGCATCGAGTTGCTTGATGCCGTGCAGCGTCTCGTCGGCCGGCCGGTCAAGGCAGTGATCATGACCGGCGATACGGCGGTCAAGCGGATCGAGATGGTGCGCGCGACCTCCTGGCAGGTGCTGTTCAAGCCGGTCGATCTGGTCGCATTGCTTGCCGCCATCGAGGCCGAGGACGCCAAGGCGCTGGCGCTGGCGCCGCCGGGGTAG
- a CDS encoding sulfite exporter TauE/SafE family protein yields MGEMMPIVPDLAPLLLACLVAFLASVLGGLSGFGTGLVLPAFLAPLVGVSAVVPVMAVAMLFNNGGRVFAFWRDIAWVHLRRMLWLGLPACVAGAYGYTLLSSDAIAFALGAFLLASIPLRRVLRAANLRLSPALQVVAGGCFGFVNGGMSGAGILLISFLMAADLAGSALIATDALISFVMGGAKVLLFGSLSALAAHQALIGLVVGACTAPGAFVARWLLRRLPAGLHAWIMEAVVLVGALSLLIQAF; encoded by the coding sequence ATGGGCGAGATGATGCCGATAGTGCCGGATCTGGCACCGCTGCTGCTGGCGTGTCTCGTCGCTTTCCTGGCTTCGGTGCTGGGCGGGCTGTCGGGCTTTGGTACCGGACTCGTCCTGCCGGCTTTTCTCGCGCCGCTGGTCGGCGTTTCCGCGGTTGTTCCAGTGATGGCCGTCGCCATGCTGTTCAATAATGGCGGCCGCGTATTCGCTTTCTGGCGCGACATCGCGTGGGTGCACCTGCGGCGCATGCTGTGGCTCGGGCTACCCGCCTGTGTCGCCGGTGCGTATGGCTACACGCTGCTGAGCAGCGACGCGATCGCGTTCGCACTCGGTGCCTTCCTGCTCGCCAGCATTCCGCTCAGGCGCGTTCTGCGCGCGGCGAATCTGCGCCTGTCGCCAGCGCTGCAGGTGGTCGCCGGTGGCTGTTTCGGTTTCGTCAACGGCGGGATGTCGGGCGCGGGCATCTTGCTGATCTCCTTCCTGATGGCCGCGGATCTCGCCGGCAGCGCGCTGATTGCCACCGATGCGCTGATCTCCTTTGTCATGGGAGGCGCCAAGGTCTTGCTGTTCGGGAGCTTGTCGGCGTTGGCAGCGCATCAGGCGCTGATCGGTCTGGTTGTCGGCGCCTGCACCGCGCCTGGGGCCTTTGTCGCGCGCTGGCTGCTGCGGCGCCTTCCCGCCGGCCTTCATGCCTGGATCATGGAGGCGGTCGTGCTGGTCGGGGCGCTTTCGCTTCTAATACAAGCGTTCTGA
- a CDS encoding bacteriohemerythrin, translating to MDNDSVRQYLWRADFELGIPLIDDQHRVLVKMINEAQHRLSGDASAAELSEIVNGLLSYADYHFGTEERYAVEYGYDRAHCAAYEEHVGEHRAFARDVTDVARRLAAGEAIEAAGLLAFLQRWLTDHILEVDRRIGDFVGAQG from the coding sequence ATGGACAACGACAGCGTCCGGCAGTATCTCTGGCGGGCCGACTTCGAGCTCGGCATTCCGCTCATAGATGATCAGCATCGTGTGCTGGTCAAGATGATCAACGAGGCCCAACACCGGCTGAGCGGCGATGCGTCGGCGGCCGAATTGTCCGAGATCGTGAATGGGCTGCTCAGTTATGCCGACTATCACTTCGGGACCGAAGAGCGTTATGCCGTCGAGTACGGTTACGATCGTGCGCACTGTGCGGCCTATGAAGAACATGTCGGCGAGCATCGCGCTTTCGCTCGCGATGTGACGGATGTTGCCCGGCGTCTGGCGGCCGGCGAGGCGATCGAGGCGGCAGGCCTGCTGGCCTTTCTCCAGCGCTGGCTGACCGACCATATCCTCGAAGTCGATCGGCGTATCGGCGACTTCGTCGGCGCGCAGGGCTGA
- a CDS encoding glycosyltransferase family 4 protein has translation MNFLFVHQNFPGQYVHLARCLADGDGHRVVALTQRRDPVVAGVGRVFYEPSRPPGKNAHHYLRGVEAGVLNAQAAARAALELRKSGFVPDVMFGHNGWGEIWYLKEVFPRVPLIGYFEFFYHARGADVGFDPFEPMSFDTGPRIRTKNIGNLLGLDVCDLGQCPTQWQFSRYPERFRSMLRVVHDGIDTELVRPDPAASLSLPIGPAGQALTLRHGDEIVTYVARNLEPYRGFPSFMRALPEILRRRPAARVLVVGGDDVSYGSRLPPGRNYREKMLEELGGAIDPERVHFLGKLPYPTFLRILQISAAHVYLTYPFVLSWSMLEAMAAGCLVVGSRTPPVEEVIADGENGLLVNFFNYDEIAERVIAVLENPGAFAALRENARRTVVDCYDLERICLPAQKRLIEEVMAK, from the coding sequence ATGAATTTCCTTTTTGTGCATCAGAATTTTCCGGGACAGTATGTACATCTGGCGCGTTGCCTGGCTGACGGCGATGGACATCGGGTCGTGGCGCTGACGCAACGCCGCGATCCGGTGGTGGCGGGCGTCGGAAGAGTCTTCTACGAACCTTCGAGGCCGCCGGGCAAAAACGCACACCATTACCTGCGTGGTGTCGAGGCCGGCGTGCTGAATGCCCAGGCCGCCGCGCGCGCCGCGCTGGAACTCCGGAAATCCGGGTTTGTTCCCGACGTCATGTTTGGGCACAACGGTTGGGGCGAGATCTGGTATCTGAAGGAAGTATTTCCGAGGGTGCCGTTGATTGGCTATTTCGAGTTTTTCTATCATGCGCGCGGCGCCGATGTGGGATTCGACCCGTTCGAGCCGATGTCATTCGATACCGGGCCGCGCATTCGCACCAAGAACATCGGCAATTTGCTCGGGCTTGATGTCTGCGATCTTGGGCAATGTCCGACGCAGTGGCAGTTTTCCCGATACCCGGAGCGATTCCGGTCGATGCTGCGGGTCGTTCATGACGGAATCGATACGGAACTCGTCCGGCCGGATCCGGCTGCGTCCCTGAGCTTGCCGATTGGTCCGGCAGGGCAGGCGCTTACCCTGCGTCACGGTGACGAGATCGTGACCTATGTTGCCCGTAATCTCGAACCGTATCGCGGCTTTCCGAGCTTCATGCGCGCCTTGCCGGAAATTCTCAGGCGGCGGCCGGCGGCGCGGGTTCTGGTCGTCGGTGGCGACGACGTCAGTTACGGCAGCCGGCTTCCGCCGGGCCGGAACTATCGGGAAAAGATGCTGGAGGAATTGGGCGGGGCGATCGATCCGGAGCGTGTGCATTTCCTCGGCAAGCTGCCTTATCCGACGTTCTTGCGCATTCTCCAGATTTCGGCTGCGCACGTGTATCTGACGTATCCGTTCGTCCTGTCATGGTCGATGCTTGAAGCGATGGCGGCCGGATGTCTCGTTGTCGGTTCGCGGACGCCGCCGGTCGAAGAGGTGATCGCTGACGGCGAGAATGGCTTGCTCGTCAACTTCTTCAATTATGACGAAATCGCCGAGCGGGTGATTGCGGTCCTGGAGAACCCGGGCGCCTTTGCTGCCTTGCGCGAGAATGCGCGCCGTACCGTTGTCGATTGCTACGATCTGGAACGGATCTGCCTGCCGGCGCAGAAGCGCCTGATCGAGGAGGTCATGGCGAAATAG
- a CDS encoding TerC family protein, whose amino-acid sequence MELSISLLDPAAWIAFLTLTALELVLGIDNVIFISILVDRLPVEKREKIRRIGLFFAMIMRIALLLVLSWIVGATTSLFSLFGQDFSPRDLILLGGGVFLLWKSTQEIHHLVIGDEEAHEASRAQVTTAAVLVQIMMVDLVFSLDSIITAVGLADQITVMVAAVIVSVLLMMLFARAIGDFVSANPTIKMLALSFLMLVGVALVADGFSFHVPKGYIYFAMAFSLGVEMLNLRMRKRRRRAPQTGG is encoded by the coding sequence ATGGAACTATCGATATCCCTGCTTGACCCGGCGGCCTGGATCGCCTTCCTCACATTGACCGCGCTCGAACTCGTCCTCGGCATCGACAATGTCATTTTCATTTCGATCCTCGTTGACCGGCTGCCAGTGGAGAAACGCGAGAAAATTCGGCGCATCGGACTCTTTTTCGCGATGATCATGCGCATCGCATTGCTTCTGGTGCTGTCCTGGATTGTCGGGGCCACCACCTCCCTGTTCTCGCTGTTCGGCCAGGATTTTTCGCCCCGCGACCTGATCCTTCTTGGCGGCGGCGTCTTCCTGCTGTGGAAGAGCACGCAGGAGATCCATCATCTCGTCATCGGCGACGAGGAGGCCCACGAGGCCAGCCGGGCGCAAGTGACGACCGCCGCGGTCCTCGTCCAGATCATGATGGTCGACCTCGTTTTCTCGCTCGACTCGATCATCACTGCCGTCGGCCTCGCCGACCAGATCACCGTGATGGTTGCTGCCGTCATCGTATCGGTACTGCTGATGATGTTGTTCGCCCGGGCCATCGGCGACTTCGTTTCCGCCAACCCCACGATCAAGATGCTGGCGCTCTCATTCCTGATGCTGGTCGGCGTCGCCCTCGTCGCCGACGGCTTCAGTTTCCATGTACCGAAGGGCTACATCTACTTCGCGATGGCATTTTCGCTGGGCGTGGAAATGCTCAACCTGCGCATGCGCAAACGGCGACGCCGCGCGCCGCAGACAGGCGGATAG
- a CDS encoding sulfite exporter TauE/SafE family protein, giving the protein MSMEILLILGGLTGLVMGLAGAGGGVLAVPALVNGMGWTMQQAAPVALFAVASGAALGAFEGFRRGLVRYRAAFVMVLCGLPMTPLGVAAAHALPQRWLQWFFSGVLLIVAGRLIRQALSGDVSATGRKLANIDPATGRFRWNPTSGALFAGVGVCAGFLSGLLGVGGGFFIVPALRRFTDVTMHGAVATSLLVIALVSSGSVASVLSRGDTLPLAATSVFVVATAAGMLLGRRVSSRLSEAAIQRGFAFLLLVAAAQMMAKAAFS; this is encoded by the coding sequence ATGTCGATGGAGATTTTGCTGATACTCGGAGGATTGACTGGTCTGGTCATGGGTCTAGCGGGGGCCGGCGGTGGCGTGCTTGCCGTTCCCGCATTGGTCAATGGCATGGGCTGGACGATGCAGCAGGCGGCGCCGGTGGCGCTGTTCGCCGTGGCAAGCGGCGCTGCGCTCGGTGCTTTCGAAGGCTTCCGGCGCGGCCTGGTGCGCTATCGGGCGGCTTTTGTCATGGTGCTGTGTGGATTGCCGATGACGCCGCTCGGCGTTGCCGCGGCGCATGCCTTGCCGCAGCGCTGGCTGCAATGGTTTTTCTCGGGCGTGCTGTTGATCGTCGCCGGGCGCCTGATCCGGCAGGCGCTGTCTGGTGACGTCTCCGCGACCGGGCGGAAGCTGGCGAATATCGATCCGGCAACCGGGCGTTTTCGCTGGAATCCGACGAGCGGCGCGCTCTTTGCCGGGGTCGGTGTTTGTGCCGGCTTTCTCAGCGGTCTGCTCGGTGTCGGCGGCGGATTCTTCATCGTGCCGGCCCTGCGCCGATTTACCGACGTGACGATGCACGGTGCGGTGGCGACCTCGCTGCTGGTGATTGCGCTGGTCAGTTCGGGAAGCGTTGCGTCGGTTTTGTCGCGGGGCGATACGCTGCCCCTCGCGGCCACATCGGTTTTTGTCGTCGCGACGGCTGCCGGAATGCTCCTCGGTCGCCGGGTGTCGTCCCGCTTGTCCGAAGCGGCGATCCAGCGTGGTTTCGCCTTCCTGCTGCTGGTGGCGGCGGCGCAGATGATGGCCAAGGCCGCCTTCTCCTGA
- a CDS encoding DUF192 domain-containing protein, whose translation MPHPSTLLGGLLILAAPAVMAQQFPVMELRAGFHRIEAEVAANQPNRMQGLMHRRSLGANQGMLFVFPIKERHCMWMRNTLIPLSVAFLDDDGKILNIEEMKPQTENNHCAAAPARFALEMNKAWFASKGLAAGIRISGVDAAPPPQ comes from the coding sequence ATGCCACACCCCTCAACCCTGCTCGGCGGCCTCCTGATACTGGCCGCCCCGGCCGTCATGGCGCAGCAGTTTCCGGTCATGGAACTGCGCGCCGGTTTCCATCGCATCGAAGCCGAAGTCGCCGCCAACCAGCCAAACCGCATGCAGGGACTCATGCATCGCCGCAGCCTCGGAGCCAACCAGGGCATGCTCTTCGTCTTCCCGATCAAGGAGCGTCACTGCATGTGGATGCGCAACACACTCATCCCGCTGTCGGTCGCCTTCCTTGATGACGACGGCAAGATCCTCAACATCGAGGAAATGAAGCCGCAAACCGAAAACAACCATTGCGCCGCAGCACCCGCCCGCTTCGCGCTCGAAATGAACAAAGCCTGGTTCGCCAGCAAGGGGCTTGCTGCCGGCATCCGTATCAGCGGCGTCGACGCTGCGCCGCCGCCGCAATAA